Proteins from a genomic interval of Alosa alosa isolate M-15738 ecotype Scorff River chromosome 8, AALO_Geno_1.1, whole genome shotgun sequence:
- the sox7 gene encoding transcription factor SOX-7 gives MAALISAYSSWPESFECSAGDGDVPDGHTSHRGSVDKTSEPRIRRPMNAFMVWAKDERKRLAVQNPDLHNAELSKMLGKSWKALTPPQKRPYVEEAERLRVKHMQDYPNYKYRPRRKKQLKRICKRVDPGFLLGGLAPDQNALPDPRSCCHPLDKDDDGSGGGVIGGSGGVGGGFSSPSLPGMRVFRDAAGSNSSFDTYPYGLPTPPEMSPLDAVEHSEHPSFYPASVPVSSSGSCPPSSSGAPCSDDRRLGPAHLTSPPPYHPDYSQQGPPPPPPHHCGPHMGHHHHMSMSHQLPYYASSFPQIQIHHHGLQGHHLGQLSPPPEQGQLESLDQLSQAELLGEVDRDEFDQYLNSNSAATAMAGGGYHHGGEQGAMTVTGHIQVTAASACSSSTTESSLISVLADATAAYYNNYGIS, from the exons ATGGCGGCGTTAATTAGTGCGTACTCTTCTTGGCCGGAGAGCTTCGAGTGCTCTGCGGGAGATGGAGACGTCCCTGACGGACACACCTCCCACAGAGGTTCTGTTGACAAGACCTCGGAACCGCGCATCAGGAGACCCATGAACGCTTTCATGGTGTGGGCCAAGGATGAGCGAAAGAGGCTAGCCGTTCAGAATCCTGACCTTCACAATGCAGAACTTAGCAAGATGCTTG GAAAGTCCTGGAAGGCTCTGACCCCACCGCAGAAGCGGCCGTACGTGGAGGAAGCAGAGCGTCTGCGGGTGAAGCACATGCAGGACTACCCCAACTACAAGTACCGGCCACGCCGGAAGAAGCAGCTGAAGCGCATCTGCAAGCGCGTGGACCCCGGCTTCCTCCTGGGCGGCCTTGCCCCTGACCAGAACGCTCTGCCGGACCCGCGCAGCTGCTGTCACCCGCTGGACAAGGACGACGACGGAAGTGGCGGTGGTGTCATCGGAGGCAGCGGCGGTGTGGGAGGAGGGTTCTCGTCACCGTCCCTCCCCGGGATGAGAGTCTTCCGGGATGCGGCCGGCTCTAACAGCAGCTTTGACACCTACCCCTATGGCCTACCCACGCCTCCGGAGATGTCCCCCCTGGATGCGGTGGAGCACTCCGAGCACCCATCCTTCTATCCGGCCTCTGTGCCCGTGAGCTCCAGCGGCTCCTGTCCCCCGTCCTCCTCAGGCGCGCCGTGCTCCGATGACCGCCGCCTGGGCCCGGCCCACCTGACCAGCCCGCCGCCCTACCACCCAGACTATTCCCAACAGGGTccaccacctccccctccccaccacTGCGGCCCCCACAtgggccaccaccaccacatgtcCATGTCCCACCAGCTCCCCTACTACGCCTCCTCCTTCCCCCAGATCCAGATCCACCACCACGGGCTGCAGGGCCACCACCTGGGCCAGCTCTCCCCGCCACCTGAGCAGGGTCAGCTGGAGAGCCTGGACCAGTTGAGCCAGGCCGAGCTCCTGGGCGAGGTGGACAGAGACGAGTTCGACCAGTACCTGAACTCCAACTCTGCCGCCACTGCTATGGCTGGCGGTGGCTACCACCACGGCGGGGAGCAGGGCGCCATGACTGTGACGGGACACATCCAGGTGACGGCTGCTTCCGCTTGCTCTAGCAGCACCACAGAGAGCAGTCTGATCTCTGTGCTGGCGGACGCCACCGCTGCGTACTACAACAACTACGGCATCtcctaa